CGGTGTGTAGTACTTGTAGTTTTGTACTTTAGGTAAATTATAGAGCAGGGGTCCGTAACATTGCTTTAAATTCCACAACCACCTACACATTGCATCATCAGGATGTTGCTGACCATGTTAATATGTATGTATACCCCTcccctttctttttgtttctgacACGACAGACCGGACCCTTAGCTCACAGCCCACCCACTCCACTCACCCCTACTTACTCAGTTACtggagtttgtgtacttctaccacctcagCAGCTTCTGCTTTGAAGCGTTCCAACTATATGAAATAATCTGCCCGGCAACCGCTGTGTAATTGTATCTGACTGGACGCTCagcacctgttttttttctttctgttcttgtttGAGCTGTTTTCTGCAGACACTCAACAGGTTTGGATATGTGATGACTCTGTCTCTGATTGCGCTGATCCTACTCACTGGAGCTCCTTGTTCTTCTGCAACATGTAAGATATTAACTGCCGCTTGTGTTCACTCGTGTCTTTTGTGGGTAACTCAGCAGCTGTAAAGCAAAAGTAGAGCCAGTAGAAAGATTGAAATCAGCTTCATTGAGATGGTTTTGCTTAGTGGttattactgtatgtctgtgtcaCAGAAAGACCCTTAAAATAAAGAAGTAAAAGAACTTGCGACCAATTCTTGTGATACAGCATGTgagaaaaaacaggaagaagaagtGAAACTCTAGTTTGCCTTTCGTGTGtgatgtgttaaaaataaaacaaagggtGTATTTCTTTCTAGTAGCAGATAAGTGGGTCTAAATCATAGACTTAAAGTCACTACATTGTATTTTGCTGtggttttttcttttgaaacacTCAATTGTTTTACACTGGGTCCATATAAACAGCCACTTGTCACAAATCATAGACATATTCAGCCTGATCACGATGATGAAGTGTCACGCGaaatttcacttctttttttgatcagccaaaaagTTTAGGAACCACTGACTAAAAGAACGTTTGCATGCAATAGTTTGTATTTTCATGGGACATTTTCATGTGACTCAAGTGTCACGTATCACCATCAGTTATATTTCCTACAATGCAGCTTTCTTTATACAGCACTATATGACAGTTTCTTAGCTTGTAGTCGGAGGTGTCCCTCCAACGGAGACAAAGGAGACAAATGTTTCGAATGAAAATGCACTTGTGGAGTCTTTAAATTGCTTCCATCTTGTCATAGTTTTCCATCATCTGCTTTCCAGCACTGTCCCATGACTTCCGTTACACCTATGGGTGCTATGAGTCCAAAGACGTGCGAGTGGACGTCCTTCTCGACGATGACGTGTGTGGATATGCTGATTTCAGCAAGGGGGAAATAGTGTGTGCAATGCCCCACCTGCCGGACTATCTAAAGCCCTTTACGAAGCGGGTTTATGAAATTGCTGAACATGCCATTGAACACTGCCACAGTGTTCTGGGTAAAGCAAAACATGCTGATTCTGGTGCTGCCCTGCAACAAGGTACTAGACTCAACACAGTTCAGAACCTTCACTAAAGATTTTGTGACTTTTAGCAAGAGAACACGGGAAATGTCAacaaagtctgtttttatttgccaCGTATACTTGCACATATGAGGAGTTTGACTCTTAATGAAGTGTTTCATCAAGCACAGTGAAAAGCTCTGaagataaatttaaaataaatttttttttattgcaattaaGTGACTACTCCTATGTTAAGAAAGTGTGATTTTTATAcctctttctgttgttttttattcttggACCAGAAGCTCCAGGCACCTCCATCTACACCCGGTATGAGGGGGAGGATGGGGTGCTGAACACCATCTTCTGTTTGGCCAGTCACTTCTACCCTCCGACCATCAATTTCACATGGACAAAGAACGAGGTGACGATCACAGAAGGGGCATTGGACCACCGCTACCACCACAACAGTGACGGGACGTTCCACAGGATTTCCTCGCTCAGTTTCACTCCCAGAGAGGGCGACGTTTACTCCTGCACGGTGGAGCATCAGGCCTTACGACAACCTCTCACGAGGAGCTGGGGTAAGGCAAACACTTGTGGTGTCTGAATCAAATGTTCTGTTTGCATTTGATATCAAGGGGCAATGCTGCCAAACTTGTGTGTAAATTGTGTCTCTTTAGGAAATGAGGGTTTTCAGGTTGGAGACCACACAGGATggacaggaaaataaaaagaaataactaCTCTTCATAAAGTGGTTAGCTAGACCTGCCTCGACAGACAtcattgacatttttcatttttaacaaaccAGATTTTCACTAATGCTGAACGTTAGTGACAAAGCAGTAGTTAGAGAAGTATCTGCTTTGTTCCATAAATACATTATGAAGATACTGCAAACAACACGCACTGTTAACATTAGACAGTTAAGCAAACACCCAGATTATGTTCAGtgacattttttacataactgtctacatttttcatgtagtttttttctaattttattgGTGCATGGCAATGGCATCCTGACGGAGAGAATCCctatagaaaaacagaaagattttCAATAGCACCTTTGATTTGACCAGTACTTTGTTTTAGCGTCCGTGTGCACTTTCCTGTGTATTTAGGTTTACGTCAGTTTTCGCTCACCTTTGGATGAATGGACCCTGAATCCCCTccctgttttttcatttttggttgAGTGTTATCTACTTTATCCTTAGAGGTTAAAGACAGATTGTGGCCATGGCTAAATGCAACTTACTAGTTGTATTTAGTTTTGGTAGCTGCTTTTTATAGAGGTCAGGCAGGCTGGTTAAGTGAGTCAGTAATTTTGTAACAGTGCTGTTAAGTGAACTTTATTGCTTAACACTGAAAGAACTAT
This genomic interval from Channa argus isolate prfri chromosome 5, Channa argus male v1.0, whole genome shotgun sequence contains the following:
- the LOC137128151 gene encoding H-2 class II histocompatibility antigen, A-Q alpha chain-like; this encodes MTLSLIALILLTGAPCSSATSLSHDFRYTYGCYESKDVRVDVLLDDDVCGYADFSKGEIVCAMPHLPDYLKPFTKRVYEIAEHAIEHCHSVLGKAKHADSGAALQQEAPGTSIYTRYEGEDGVLNTIFCLASHFYPPTINFTWTKNEVTITEGALDHRYHHNSDGTFHRISSLSFTPREGDVYSCTVEHQALRQPLTRSWELQKTRSSLTPAAVFLAVSLVLCLMGIGAGAFFFTKQSN